CAATGGCCTGACCTATGCGGCCCGCATAGAACGACACGCGCCACCCGACCTATGCGGCCCGCATAGAAAAACACGCACCACCTGAACTATGCGGCCCGCATAGAACAACACGCACCACCCGACCTATGCGGCCCGCATAGAACAACACGCACCACCTGAACTATGCGGCCCGCATAGAACGACACGCGCCACCTGAACTATGAGTGCGGGCTCCACAGGGGGAAGCATGATTCAGCGTCACCGGGTTATTGGTTTTCTATAGAAAGCCCTCTTCCTTGCAGGCGAGATTGCTCGCACCGATAACTGACAAGGAGCCAGATGCGTATGACTGCCAAACTTCCCATGTGGAAACAAGCCCTGAACTACCACAAGCAAATGTACCCGGATGATTTCGGTGTGGTGGTCAAGGATGAGCACTACTACCCCAAGCTGGCCGAACTGCTGATCACTCGGCGAACCCAGAAAGCTTTCAGCTATCTGGATATAGAGCCAATCGAGTCCAGTTTGATGGTGTCGCGCAGCAGCCCGGTTGTGGTTCGGGCGCAGGGTGGCAACAAGCTGATGTTCAAGGACGCCTCAGGCGCCTTTCGTGTGCGCCTGAGTAAAGACGAGGTTGTCCATATTGTGCGTTGCCGGCTCAACAGCTCGCTGTGCATTGAGTACGCTGTTGGCCGACAGAGCGCGATACTTCAATTGCACAACCTCTGCCGGACGGGATCGAAGAACTTGCGCCGCAACCTCCCCAAGAAGGGGTTGTGGGACTGCGAGAAAGACAATGGGCTGATCTATCACAGGCCAAAGCCTTCACTGGTGAAAGAGGCCTCTGCCTTCTCTGGGCATCCCCAGTACGAAAATCTGGAATCGGACTTCATCCAGTTCTTTGAAGACATCGACTTCTACACGCGCTACGGCCAGGCAGGCATGCGCAAGGTTCTGATGGCAGGGCCACCTGGTACTGGGAAGACCACCCTCGCCCGTGTGCTGGCAGCGAACTACAGCAGCAAATACGCATTCATTCAGGCGGACGGCAGCACCTTCCGGGATGTGTGCTATGAGGCCGCACGTCGCTCCACGCCAACCATTGTGATCGCTGAAGAAGTCGATCACCTCTACAAGGGTTATGCAGGCGCCGAAATTCTCAGCTTCCTGGATGGAATCAAGACACCCAGGAATGTCGCAGGCACCTACGTCATTTTCTCGACCAACTATCCCAAGGCCATCGATGAGCGAATCCTCAAGCGCCCAGGCCGCATAGACCGTGTGATACCTGTTGGGGCTTTCCGGCGAAAAGCTGCGGCTGTATGCGCCCAGCATTACCTACCAGACGATTGCCATATACCGGCCAAAGATCTGGGAGCTGTGCTCGATCGCTGCACTGCTGCTGAGATCAAAGAGATCATCGTGACCGCCTTCGGTGTTACCCGTGTCACCCGAGAAGAGCTGACGGCCAAGACCTTGGAGCACGCTCGCGAACTGCTCACTGGCCGGTTGAAACGAGCGGCGGAGACCTGTGAAGAGGACATGGATGATCGACAGAACGAGTTCAAGGAGCGCGGCCCTGGTGTTGATCACGATGAGCTCATCGAAGAAGTCAGAAACATGAAGGACTGACCTGAACCTGGCTACGAACAAGGACGTTCAGAAACTCCCCCCTCTTGGGCTTTTGATTATCCGTTGAGTGGCGTAGCGGCTACATCGACCATCGGCGCACAACTCCTCACAACGTCATTAGTAGGAGGCCATGTGGCCGAAAACATCGCTCTCAACCTCGGCAGTCTGCGCAGCGACATGAGTATCACCATGCATACTCATCACGCTGCCCGTTTGTGGTTCGGTCGCCGCAAATCCGAAGAGACCGGACAACACACCATCATCGGCATGCCGCGCTTCATCACGCTGATGGATCAGATGAAGAATGCCGCTGCGCAAAACGATCCATACGCCGACCACTGGCTCATACGTATGGAGGAGCGTCTGGAGACAGCTCGCTCCGAGATCCAGCAACTGGCACAGCAAGTCGATGAACTGCTGAAGAAAGTCCCTCCCGCCATCAGCATCGCCGAAAACCTCAACGTTCAGCCGGTTCGGCTTCCGCTCTTCATTGGCTGCCAGTTGGGCTACATCGGCGTTTACATGCTCACCGAATACGACACCCTCGCCCGTCGCATTCTGCTGGCTCATCACACGGCCCTGATCGGTCGCAAGCTGATGGAGCAGATGCTCGATCGCGGCGCGCACGAGATCCGCAGTTGCTATGGGCTGGCCCAGCAGTACCGCCATGCCGGCGTCACTCGTGACGATATCGCGGCCAACAATGCACGCGCTCGCGACGCCATCGAGAAGTTCGGCCAACTGCCCCAGGACGTACTGGAAGGCACTGTGCGTTCGAGCTACGCACCGGCGCTGCCGCAACTACGCAATGGCACGGCCTCTGCCGCAGATCTGGATGCGGACGATTCGGTGCTGGAGCAGAGCGCAGGTCTGGAGGCTGAGGGCGAGCCCAATGGCGCATGACCTCTCCCAGGAAGGGGCGAACGACCTCTACCG
The genomic region above belongs to Pseudomonas sp. GOM7 and contains:
- a CDS encoding AAA family ATPase; its protein translation is MTAKLPMWKQALNYHKQMYPDDFGVVVKDEHYYPKLAELLITRRTQKAFSYLDIEPIESSLMVSRSSPVVVRAQGGNKLMFKDASGAFRVRLSKDEVVHIVRCRLNSSLCIEYAVGRQSAILQLHNLCRTGSKNLRRNLPKKGLWDCEKDNGLIYHRPKPSLVKEASAFSGHPQYENLESDFIQFFEDIDFYTRYGQAGMRKVLMAGPPGTGKTTLARVLAANYSSKYAFIQADGSTFRDVCYEAARRSTPTIVIAEEVDHLYKGYAGAEILSFLDGIKTPRNVAGTYVIFSTNYPKAIDERILKRPGRIDRVIPVGAFRRKAAAVCAQHYLPDDCHIPAKDLGAVLDRCTAAEIKEIIVTAFGVTRVTREELTAKTLEHARELLTGRLKRAAETCEEDMDDRQNEFKERGPGVDHDELIEEVRNMKD
- a CDS encoding PFL_4669 family integrating conjugative element protein; translated protein: MSITMHTHHAARLWFGRRKSEETGQHTIIGMPRFITLMDQMKNAAAQNDPYADHWLIRMEERLETARSEIQQLAQQVDELLKKVPPAISIAENLNVQPVRLPLFIGCQLGYIGVYMLTEYDTLARRILLAHHTALIGRKLMEQMLDRGAHEIRSCYGLAQQYRHAGVTRDDIAANNARARDAIEKFGQLPQDVLEGTVRSSYAPALPQLRNGTASAADLDADDSVLEQSAGLEAEGEPNGA